In one Amaranthus tricolor cultivar Red isolate AtriRed21 chromosome 8, ASM2621246v1, whole genome shotgun sequence genomic region, the following are encoded:
- the LOC130821309 gene encoding WRKY transcription factor 72A-like: MEAELSGSTIFNTNQEDLLKSAKAKMGEVKEENERLKKLLSQIMKDYQSLENQISSMVQPKNDQSTETNSSISNNNNSIKEDNYEDNQNQEPELVSLTLGNWSTTNKKHNYDHNYKKQENNDRMVERELELGLDYCKASDNDPKNDLRFENSNRDSKEGANMEAWSSSHDLKAKEDLNSKEGDDQESLHQPQVKKTRVCIRSRCDSPTIHDGCHWRKYGQKIAKGNPCPRAYYRCTVSQNCPVRKQVQRCPQDMSILITTYEGTHNHPLPLSATAMASATSAAAAMIKSPSLTSQTPTLTRPLTTSSLGLHSSNFITTFNNPSLISTSSHNSHPTITLDLTLPNSGFSSFDWLSSSSNSSRNSSFLNFSSTPSSSSLPSLDFSKNNNSCSFPTNTSSWANGYLLPYNNTTINNNNNIKNNNIFQNPKSSLNDTLAAAATKAIATNPNFQSILAAAISSYVGNKNNNFEQKNGSQPKDQGDQSLTLFPTTSKNNASVGVDASRGESRSGSA; the protein is encoded by the exons ATGGAGGCCGAACTTAGTGGTTCTACAATTTTCAATACTAATCAA GAGGATCTTCTAAAATCAGCAAAAGCAAAGATGGGAGAAGTAAAAGAAGAAAATGAGAGATTAAAGAAGTTATTATCACAAATTATGAAAGATTATCAATCTCTTGAGAATCAAATCTCTTCAATGGTGCAACCTAAAAATGATCAATCCACAGAAACAAATTCATCAATAAGCAACAATAATAACTCAATCAAGGAAGATAATTATGAAGATAATCAAAACCAAGAGCCTGAATTAGTCTCCTTAACTCTTGGTAATTGGAGTACTaccaataaaaaacataattatgATCATAATTATAAGAAGCAAGAAAATAATGATAGAATGGTAGAAAGAGAGTTAGAATTAGGGCTAGATTATTGTAAGGCTAGTGATAATGATCCTAAGAATGATTTGAGGTTCGAGAATTCCAATCGAGATTCGAAGGAAGGTGCAAATATGGAGGCATGGAGTTCTAGTCATGATCTAAAGGCTAAAGAGGATTTGAATTCAAAGGAGGGTGATGATCAAGAAAGCTTGCACCAACCCCAAGTGAAGAAGACTAGGGTTTGCATTAGATCAAGATGTGACTCCCCCACG ATTCATGATGGATGTCACTGGAGAAAGTATGGGCAGAAAATAGCAAAAGGAAATCCATGTCCTCGAGCATACTATCGATGCACAGTTTCGCAGAATTGCCCTGTCAGAAAACAG GTACAAAGATGTCCTCAAGACATGTCCATCTTGATCACAACCTATGAAGGAACACACAACCACCCACTCCCACTCTCCGCCACCGCGATGGCATCCGCCACCTCTGCGGCCGCCGCCATGATAAAATCTCCCTCTTTAACCTCCCAAACCCCAACTCTTACAAGACCTCTAACTACTTCATCTCTTGGACTACACTCCTCAAACTTCATCACAACTTTCAACAATCCTTCTTTAATATCAACTTCTTCCCATAATTCACACCCTACTATTACCCTAGACCTTACCTTACCCAATTCAGGATTTTCCTCCTTTGATTGGTtatcttcatcatcaaattcCTCAAGAAATTCTAGCTTCCTAAACTTTTCTTCAactccttcatcttcatcattaCCTTCATTAGACttctcaaaaaataataattcttgttcatttccTACAAATACTTCTTCTTGGGCTAATGGGTATTTATTACCTTACAATAATactactattaataataataataatataaaaaataataatatttttcaaaaccctaaatcctcTCTAAATGATACATTAGCAGCTGCTGCGACAAAGGCAATTgcaacaaaccctaattttcagtCAATTTTAGCAGCAGCTATATCTTCTTATGTTggaaataagaacaataattttGAGCAAAAAAATGGCTCACAACCAAAAGATCAAGGTGATCAAAGCTTGACATTGTTTCCTACAACATCAAAGAACAATGCATCTGTCGGTGTTGATGCAAGCAGGGGAGAATCTAGGTCTGGATCTGCCTAA